Proteins from a single region of Desulfolutivibrio sulfoxidireducens:
- a CDS encoding FAD-linked oxidase C-terminal domain-containing protein, with the protein MTANALIKDFQDILGKDNVLTAETDRYAYSYDSAVLDPAVPGVVVRPTDVSGLGKVVKLCNDAGAPLTVRGSGTNLSGGTIPKAGGVVALTGALNKILEINTEDLYARVEPGVITAKFAAEVQAKGLFYPPDPGSQAVSTLGGNVAENAGGLRGLKYGVTKDYVMGVHFFDTDGELIKAGGRTVKCVSGLNLAGLMVGSEGTLGVLSEIFLKLVPPPAAAKAMMAIFDDVEAASRTVSAIIAAKIVPATLEFLDNFTIRTVEEFSHAGLPVEAKALLLIEVDGHPGMVEEDAAKVEELCRAHGAKRIQVAKDAAERNKVWEARRAALSALARVSPTTVLEDATVPRSKVPDMIKALDGIAAKYKLTIGTFGHAGDGNLHPTILTDKRNTEEWHRVEEAVTEIFDVALSLGGTLSGEHGIGLAKAKYLEKETTRGTILYSRRLKKALDPKGILNPGKIMGE; encoded by the coding sequence ATGACCGCGAACGCCCTGATCAAGGATTTCCAGGACATCCTGGGCAAGGACAACGTGCTTACCGCCGAGACCGACCGCTACGCCTATTCCTACGATTCGGCCGTGCTTGACCCGGCCGTGCCCGGGGTGGTGGTCCGGCCCACGGACGTTTCCGGCCTGGGCAAGGTGGTCAAACTGTGTAACGACGCCGGGGCCCCTCTGACCGTACGCGGCTCGGGCACCAACCTCTCGGGCGGGACCATCCCCAAGGCCGGCGGGGTGGTGGCGCTCACGGGCGCGCTCAATAAAATCCTCGAGATCAACACCGAGGATCTCTACGCCCGGGTCGAACCCGGGGTGATCACCGCCAAATTCGCGGCCGAGGTCCAGGCCAAGGGGCTTTTCTATCCGCCCGACCCGGGCAGCCAGGCCGTATCCACGCTGGGCGGCAACGTGGCCGAGAACGCCGGGGGGCTTCGGGGCCTCAAATACGGCGTGACCAAGGACTACGTCATGGGGGTGCACTTCTTCGACACCGACGGCGAGCTGATCAAGGCCGGGGGCCGCACGGTCAAATGCGTCTCGGGACTGAACCTCGCCGGGCTCATGGTCGGATCGGAAGGGACCCTCGGGGTCCTCAGCGAGATTTTCCTGAAGCTCGTGCCCCCGCCGGCCGCGGCCAAGGCCATGATGGCCATCTTCGACGACGTGGAGGCCGCCTCCCGGACCGTCTCGGCCATCATCGCGGCCAAGATCGTGCCCGCCACCCTGGAATTTCTGGACAACTTCACCATCCGGACCGTGGAGGAATTCAGCCACGCCGGGCTGCCCGTGGAGGCCAAGGCGCTTTTGCTCATCGAGGTGGACGGCCATCCGGGCATGGTCGAGGAGGATGCGGCCAAGGTGGAGGAACTGTGTCGGGCTCACGGGGCCAAACGCATCCAGGTGGCCAAGGACGCGGCCGAGCGCAACAAGGTCTGGGAGGCCCGGCGCGCCGCGCTTTCGGCCCTGGCCCGGGTGTCCCCGACCACGGTCCTGGAGGACGCCACAGTGCCGCGCAGCAAGGTCCCGGACATGATCAAGGCCCTGGACGGGATCGCGGCCAAGTACAAGCTGACCATCGGCACCTTCGGCCACGCCGGCGACGGCAACCTGCACCCGACCATCCTCACGGACAAGCGCAATACCGAGGAATGGCACCGGGTCGAGGAGGCCGTGACCGAAATCTTCGACGTGGCCCTGTCCCTTGGCGGCACGCTCTCGGGCGAACACGGCATCGGCCTGGCCAAGGCCAAGTACCTGGAAAAGGAGACCACCCGGGGCACCATCCTGTATTCGCGCCGCCTGAAAAAGGCCCTCGATCCCAAGGGCATTCTCAATCCCGGCAAGATCATGGGGGAATGA
- the kdpF gene encoding K(+)-transporting ATPase subunit F: protein MDIFALAVTIGLFVYLLAALCKPEWFE, encoded by the coding sequence ATGGACATTTTCGCCCTGGCCGTGACCATCGGTCTGTTCGTCTATCTTTTGGCCGCACTGTGCAAACCGGAGTGGTTCGAATGA
- the kdpA gene encoding potassium-transporting ATPase subunit KdpA has product MNGIHLAHAAFFTAALLILAWPLGAYMARVYEGRACGLDRVLGSPERFLYRLCLVNPEAETDWKAYARDFLWLNALGVLAVYLIQRLQGGLPGNPAGLPGVDPFVAINTAVSFATNTNWQSYGGETTMSHLTQMAALTVQNFVSAGSGMAVAVALIRGFARRETDRVGNFRVDLVRSVLYVLLPLSVVLALALVWQGVPQTLEASATARILDPGARPQPADGQARAAEGPAGQVIALGPVASQVAVKQLGTNGGGYYNVNSAHPLENPTPLSNLLEMLAILLIPAAFCATFGIMVRDRRQGVALLVVMTLLFAGFALLTLYAEQAGNPALAVLGVDQARVPGEAGGPGGNMEGKEVRFGVAGSALWATATTAASNGSVNAMHDSFTPLGGMWPMLLMQLGEVVFGGVGSGLYGMIVFAVITVFVAGLMVGRTPEYLGKKIEPFETKMAALVILIPPFACLAGTALACVVGPPGAVSNPGPHGLSQMLYAFSSMGNNNGSAFAGLSAGGPFYTLAGAVAMFVSRYWLVVPVLAVAGSLAGKRILPGGPGTLPTHGPLFVAMLAAVVLLVGALTFVPALALGPVAEHLALHGAR; this is encoded by the coding sequence ATGAACGGAATACACTTGGCGCATGCGGCGTTTTTTACGGCCGCGCTTCTGATCCTGGCCTGGCCGCTCGGGGCCTACATGGCCCGGGTGTACGAGGGACGGGCCTGCGGCCTGGACCGGGTGCTCGGTTCGCCGGAGCGGTTCCTCTATCGCCTGTGCCTGGTGAACCCCGAGGCGGAAACGGACTGGAAGGCCTATGCCCGGGACTTTTTGTGGCTCAACGCCCTGGGCGTCCTGGCCGTCTACCTCATCCAGCGCCTTCAGGGCGGGTTGCCCGGAAATCCCGCCGGACTGCCCGGGGTGGACCCCTTCGTGGCCATAAACACCGCCGTAAGCTTCGCCACCAACACCAACTGGCAAAGCTACGGCGGGGAGACCACCATGAGCCACCTGACCCAGATGGCCGCCCTGACCGTGCAGAACTTCGTGTCCGCGGGCTCGGGCATGGCCGTGGCCGTCGCGCTCATCCGGGGGTTCGCCCGGAGGGAGACGGACCGGGTGGGCAATTTCCGGGTGGATCTGGTGCGCTCGGTGCTCTATGTGCTTTTGCCCCTGTCCGTGGTCCTGGCCCTGGCCCTGGTCTGGCAGGGCGTGCCCCAGACCCTTGAGGCCTCGGCCACGGCCCGGATCCTGGACCCGGGCGCGAGGCCTCAGCCGGCCGACGGCCAGGCCCGGGCCGCCGAGGGACCGGCCGGGCAGGTCATCGCCCTTGGCCCGGTGGCCTCCCAGGTGGCCGTCAAGCAGCTAGGGACCAACGGCGGCGGGTATTACAACGTCAACTCCGCCCATCCTTTGGAAAACCCCACGCCCCTGTCCAATCTGCTGGAGATGCTGGCCATCCTGCTCATCCCGGCGGCCTTTTGCGCCACCTTCGGGATCATGGTCCGGGACCGGCGGCAGGGCGTGGCCCTTTTGGTGGTCATGACCCTTTTGTTCGCCGGGTTTGCCCTGTTGACCCTTTACGCCGAACAGGCCGGGAACCCGGCCCTGGCCGTCCTCGGGGTGGACCAGGCGCGGGTTCCGGGCGAGGCCGGAGGCCCCGGCGGCAACATGGAGGGCAAGGAGGTCCGCTTCGGCGTGGCCGGATCGGCCCTGTGGGCCACGGCCACCACGGCCGCGTCCAACGGCTCGGTCAATGCCATGCACGACAGCTTCACCCCGCTTGGGGGCATGTGGCCCATGCTGCTCATGCAGCTCGGGGAGGTGGTCTTCGGGGGCGTGGGCTCGGGGCTCTACGGCATGATCGTGTTCGCCGTGATCACGGTGTTCGTGGCCGGGCTCATGGTGGGCCGCACCCCGGAATACCTGGGCAAGAAGATCGAGCCCTTCGAGACCAAGATGGCCGCCCTGGTCATCCTCATCCCGCCTTTCGCGTGCCTTGCCGGCACGGCCCTGGCCTGCGTCGTCGGTCCGCCCGGGGCCGTGTCCAATCCCGGACCGCACGGCCTAAGCCAGATGCTCTATGCCTTTTCCTCCATGGGCAACAACAACGGCAGCGCCTTTGCCGGGCTTTCGGCCGGCGGCCCCTTCTACACCCTGGCCGGGGCCGTGGCCATGTTCGTGTCCCGCTACTGGCTGGTGGTCCCGGTCCTGGCCGTGGCCGGGTCATTGGCCGGGAAGAGGATCCTGCCCGGTGGGCCGGGAACCCTGCCCACCCACGGCCCGCTTTTCGTGGCCATGCTTGCGGCCGTGGTCCTTCTGGTGGGGGCGTTGACCTTCGTGCCCGCCCTGGCCCTTGGCCCTGTGGCCGAACATCTGGCCCTGCACGGCGCCCGGTAA
- the kdpC gene encoding potassium-transporting ATPase subunit KdpC, giving the protein MDTAKWREPLSALLLLLVLTGLTGLAYPLGMTLLARTVFPDQAGGSLMLKNGEIVGSALVGQSFVSPGYFHGRPSATSARPYDAAASSGSNLAPSNPALAAAVADRIAGLREAYGPKVAVPVDMVTASGSGLDPHVTPAGAHLQVPAVARARGLPEDVVRGLVDSRVEGRLWGFWGEARVNVLALNLALDDLGKASASPSPLDDAAGTR; this is encoded by the coding sequence ATGGATACCGCGAAATGGCGCGAGCCGCTTTCGGCCCTTCTGCTGCTGCTTGTTTTGACCGGCCTGACCGGGCTGGCCTATCCCCTGGGCATGACCCTCCTGGCCCGGACGGTTTTTCCGGACCAGGCCGGGGGAAGCCTGATGCTGAAAAACGGCGAGATCGTGGGGTCGGCTCTTGTGGGCCAGTCTTTCGTAAGCCCCGGGTATTTCCACGGCCGCCCCTCGGCCACATCGGCCAGGCCCTATGACGCCGCCGCCTCGTCCGGGTCCAACCTCGCCCCCTCCAACCCGGCCCTGGCCGCGGCCGTGGCCGACAGGATCGCCGGGCTGCGGGAGGCCTACGGCCCAAAGGTGGCCGTTCCCGTGGACATGGTCACGGCCTCGGGCAGCGGCCTTGATCCGCACGTTACGCCGGCCGGGGCCCATCTCCAGGTCCCGGCCGTGGCCCGGGCCCGGGGCCTGCCCGAGGACGTGGTGCGGGGGTTGGTCGATTCCCGCGTGGAAGGGCGGCTGTGGGGGTTTTGGGGAGAGGCGAGGGTCAACGTCCTGGCCCTTAACCTGGCCCTGGACGACCTGGGGAAGGCGTCCGCGTCGCCCTCCCCCCTGGATGACGCGGCCGGGACGCGGTAA
- the kdpB gene encoding potassium-transporting ATPase subunit KdpB codes for MSDDTKKTRPLFDAAILRQAMADSVKKLSPASQARNPVIFTVYVGAVMTTLWAVQAGMGQGDAPFGFVASVSFWLWATVLFANFAEAVAEGRGKAQAAALRGLRRGVTAKKLASTSRDALVAEVLADTLRRGDVVLASAGDTIPCDGEILEGIASVDESAITGESAPVIREAGGDRSAVTGGTRVLTDWLVIRVAADPGETFLDRMISLVEGASRRKTPNEIALNILLAALTLVFLVVCVTLHPLSAFAAEASGSGSAVSLAALAALFVCLAPTTIGGLLSAIGIAGMDRLIRAGVIATSGRAVEAAGDVDVLLLDKTGTITLGNRQAAAFLPAPGVGERELADAAQLASLADDTPEGRSIVILAKKRFDIRGRDLAGLGASFVPFTARTRLSGVNLPGRTIRKGALDAVRLLIEQAGGGLPMEVDLAVREIARSGGTPLLVCENGRALGAVWLKDIVKGGIRERFAELRAMGIKTVMVTGDNALTAAAIAAEAGVDDFLAEATPEAKLDRIRRYQAEGRMVAMTGDGTNDAPALAQADVGVAMNSGTQAAKEAGNMVDLDSNPTKLLEVVSIGKQLLMTRGSLTTFSISNDIAKYFAIIPAVFAGIYPQLAVLDVMGLSTPRSAVLSALIFNALIIVVLIPLALRGVRYVPLPAATALRRNLVIFGGGGMVVPFAGIKLIDMALAAMGLA; via the coding sequence ATGTCCGACGATACGAAAAAAACACGGCCCCTGTTCGATGCGGCCATTCTCCGCCAGGCCATGGCCGATTCCGTAAAAAAACTCTCTCCCGCGTCCCAGGCCCGCAATCCGGTCATCTTCACGGTCTACGTGGGGGCGGTCATGACCACCCTGTGGGCCGTCCAGGCCGGGATGGGACAGGGCGACGCCCCGTTTGGCTTCGTGGCCTCGGTGTCCTTCTGGCTGTGGGCCACGGTCCTTTTCGCCAACTTCGCCGAGGCCGTGGCCGAGGGCCGGGGCAAGGCCCAGGCCGCGGCCCTGCGGGGCCTGCGCCGGGGGGTCACGGCCAAGAAGCTGGCCTCCACCAGCCGCGACGCCCTGGTGGCCGAGGTTTTGGCCGACACCCTGCGCCGGGGCGACGTGGTCCTGGCCTCGGCCGGGGACACCATCCCCTGCGACGGGGAGATCCTGGAGGGCATCGCCTCGGTGGACGAATCGGCCATCACCGGCGAGAGCGCCCCGGTCATCCGCGAGGCCGGGGGCGACCGCAGCGCGGTCACCGGCGGCACCCGGGTGCTCACGGACTGGCTGGTGATCCGGGTGGCCGCCGACCCCGGCGAGACCTTCCTGGACCGGATGATCTCCCTGGTGGAGGGGGCCAGCCGGCGCAAGACCCCCAACGAGATCGCCCTGAACATCCTTCTGGCCGCCCTGACCCTGGTCTTTCTGGTGGTGTGCGTCACCCTGCATCCCCTGTCCGCCTTTGCCGCCGAGGCCTCCGGGAGCGGCTCGGCCGTGAGCCTGGCCGCCCTGGCCGCCCTGTTCGTGTGCCTGGCCCCCACCACCATCGGCGGGCTGTTGTCGGCCATCGGCATCGCGGGCATGGACCGGCTGATCCGGGCCGGGGTCATCGCCACCTCGGGCCGGGCCGTGGAGGCCGCCGGGGATGTGGACGTCCTGCTTTTGGACAAGACCGGGACCATCACCCTGGGCAACCGCCAGGCCGCGGCCTTCCTGCCCGCCCCGGGAGTCGGCGAGCGGGAGCTGGCCGACGCGGCGCAACTGGCCTCCCTGGCCGACGACACCCCCGAGGGCCGCTCCATCGTGATCCTGGCCAAGAAGCGCTTCGACATCCGGGGCCGGGACCTGGCCGGGCTCGGGGCCTCCTTCGTGCCCTTTACCGCCCGAACCCGCCTGTCCGGGGTCAACCTGCCCGGCCGGACCATCCGCAAGGGCGCCCTCGACGCGGTGCGGCTTTTGATCGAGCAGGCCGGGGGCGGACTGCCCATGGAGGTGGACCTGGCCGTGCGCGAGATCGCCCGGTCCGGGGGCACGCCCCTTCTGGTGTGCGAGAACGGTCGGGCCCTGGGCGCGGTGTGGCTCAAGGACATCGTCAAGGGCGGCATCCGGGAACGCTTTGCCGAGCTTCGGGCCATGGGCATAAAGACGGTCATGGTCACCGGCGACAACGCGCTCACGGCCGCGGCCATCGCCGCCGAGGCCGGGGTGGACGACTTTCTGGCCGAGGCCACCCCCGAGGCCAAGCTCGATCGCATCCGCCGTTACCAGGCCGAGGGCCGCATGGTGGCCATGACCGGCGACGGCACCAACGACGCCCCGGCCCTGGCCCAGGCCGACGTGGGCGTGGCCATGAATTCCGGCACCCAGGCGGCCAAGGAGGCCGGGAACATGGTCGATCTGGACTCCAACCCGACCAAGCTTTTGGAGGTGGTGTCCATCGGCAAGCAACTGCTCATGACCCGGGGGTCCCTGACCACGTTTAGCATCTCCAACGACATCGCCAAGTATTTCGCCATCATCCCGGCGGTCTTCGCGGGCATCTACCCCCAACTGGCCGTGCTCGACGTCATGGGCCTGTCCACCCCGCGCTCGGCCGTGCTTTCGGCGCTTATCTTCAACGCCCTGATCATCGTGGTCCTGATCCCCCTGGCGCTTCGGGGCGTGCGCTACGTGCCCCTGCCGGCGGCCACGGCCCTGCGGCGCAATCTGGTCATCTTCGGCGGGGGCGGCATGGTCGTGCCCTTTGCGGGCATCAAACTCATCGACATGGCCCTTGCGGCCATGGGACTGGCCTAG